The Culex pipiens pallens isolate TS chromosome 2, TS_CPP_V2, whole genome shotgun sequence DNA window TGGACACGGAATCAAATCcagcaataaaaaatatgaaacactgAGCGATCATCTCATTCTCTGTCATTGGTTTTATAACTGAACCTTTACCTAAATCGGACTCCTGCACCGTGGCGAATCCTTCCTGTTCTTCCTTTTCCTGATGATGCTTCAATTCGCCTTTCTTAGCTTGTAGCAACAAATCGATCATATCATTCCGTACAACACCCTGACTTTCACGAGCCTTAACAGTGTCTTTAATTAACTTTGTAAAGTACTCTGTCTGATCCTTATCGATAATATCGAACCCAAGTCCACCCAATAACTTTGGAAACATCCGGATCGCCAGCATCTTGAACACCAATCCAATTCGtccaaagttcaccattttcctACCCTGTTTCAAGAACTCATTCTCTTGTTCCTTGAACGAATCCACCTTCAATCCAAACGCACACGAAGCAATCACATCGATTCCAACCCGCGAAAGCATATCCTTCACTTCAATCTCCATGGAACCGCCATGATTTCCAACCTCACGATCATAATACCGCACCATCGTTTCGCAGCAATCAACCATCAGCTGGAACATCTGCCTCATCTTGCTTCCGGTGAAGGCCGGACTCAGCGTTGCCCGCATATCCCGCCACCGTTGTCCGTTCATCGAAAACAGTGAGTTGCCAAACAGCCTCGGTGAATCTCCACTGTCGTCGTTGCCCATGATGGTCCGGTGATCCACAAAGTGGTCAAAGTCTTTCACAGCAATCTGTTTGATCAGCTCTGGGTCGCGTATCACGAAGAATGGCATCGTGGTATCAAACAGTCCGAACACTCTGTGGGAATCGTTGATGATCAGATGTTTTAGAATTTGATGACCTCGCGGGATACTCACTTGACGGATGGAAACTTGTCGTAGATGGATTTGATGTAATCCGAAAAGGAACAACGCTTGAACATTAGCGATCCGGTTGATCCGATGCCGGGCTTCACCGCCAACGAAGGTATCGGCTTATCGTGAAAGTAATCATTGTTCTTCGTAAGGTGACGGTACACCAACGCGAAGATTGTAATCACTGCTGCTAGGTGAAACAGATCGATCTCCATTCTGGTGAAAGTGCTGTGAGGAACTGCAGCCAGAAACAGCCACAATTGCGTATTATAACCACTTGATTGGCTGCGATATATGGCATGTTAGTTGACTCTGCCACTTcatatcaatttatttattcggATGATAAGCAAACCACGTTTCTAGTTCCCATCCCACAACTTAGTATTCCACAACAGTAACAGCATTCAGATATCTTGGACTTTGTTTTGCGAAAATAATTTTGTGAGAAATTCAAAGAATCATGCTTTCAAACTATTCGATTCGTTAATCGTATTTAACAGGAGAGCATtgctttaaaaaactatttacaCATCTTCAGTTCATTGTTGTAGGTCGTCATCACAGAAaacacaaaatatttaaatcctAGCTTATTATTTGCTGATAAGAACTCGTATCTACTTTACATCACTTCTCAAACGCAGATTAACATGAAGCCCTCGCTCCGTTGCCAGGTTTGATAATCCCTTCTCCAGCTGCAGTGGTATCTGGGTATTTTCACTCTGCTCGAACGAAAACTTCAGCAACATGTGGTACAAAATGGCCTTGATTTCCATCAGGGCAAATCTGGATCCAATACAGTTCCGAGGACCACTGCCGAACGGCAGGTACGCTCCTAGGTTGATGTTTCGTTTGTTTTCATCGTTGAATCTCTCTGGATCGAATCTTTCCGGATTTGGGTAGTACTTGGGATCATGGTGCAATCCATAAACCGGGAACCACACACAGGTTCCTTTATCGATGGTAAACTTCAAACCGTCACCAGCATCGAGTTCGTAGTCACGAACACATAAACGATCGGTGGCCGTTGAAGGTGCCCAGATGCGGAGGGTTTCCGATACGACCATATCTAGGTATTTCATTTGTTGCAGCACGTCGTACGAGATTTGCTTTCCCTGGAGGGATTCCTTAGTCTGCAATACTTCTTGGTACAGCCTGTCTTGAATTTCGGGATGACGGACCAACTCGTAGACTGCAAACAAGGCGGTCGTGGAGACTGCTTCGAACCCGGCAACGAAGAAAATCAAACACTGCGCCACCATTTCACTTTCCGTCATTGGTCGAGAAAGCTGGACCTTGCCAACGTTGGATTCCTCTACGGTTGCGAAGCCGTCCTGTGATTCTGACTCTTCCTGATGGCTCAAAGTATTTTTCTTAGCTTGTATCANNNNNNNNNNNNNNNNNNNNNNNNNNNNNNNNNNNNNNNNNNNNNNNNNNNNNNNNNNNNNNNNNNNNNNNNNNNNNNNNNNNNNNNNNNNNNNNNNNNNCAAGTCAATCATATCATGCCGAACAATACCTTGACCTTCGCGAGTGCTCATAGTATCCCGGATGAGTTTAGTGAAGTAATCAGCTTGTTCACGATCAACAACGTCGATTCCGAGCATTGTCGTCAGCTTGGGGAAGAACCGCATTGAGGCTATCTTTAATATAAATCCAAATCCGGAAAAATTCACAATTCTTCTACCCTGTCGGTAAAACTCATTCTCGGGTTCTTTTAACGAGTTTACCTTCAACCCGAAGGCACAAGTCGCAATCACGTCGATTCCCAACCTCGAAAGAACGTCCTTAACCTCAATCTCAATCGTGCTTCCTTTGGCATTTGTTTGATCTTCAAGGTACTGCATCAGTGTCTCACATCCCTCCACCATCAGTCCAAACATCTGACGCATCTTACTCCCGGTGAACGCCGGACTCAACGTTGCTCGCATCTCCCGCCAGCGCTGTCCAGTCATGGCGAACAGTGATTTGGCAAACAGCTTGTGCGAATCATCACCGTCCATGTCCACGTGACCGAACATCGGTCGGTGGTCCACAAAGTGGTCAAAATCCTTAACCGCAATCCGCTTGATCAGCTCCGGATCACGGATGACGAAGATCGGGGTCGTAGTGTCGAAAAAACCGAACACCCTAGTGAGAATAACGTGTTTCAGGAATGATTTCAGGAATCACACGAACGTTGATACTTACCGAGCTGACGGATACTTGTCGTAAATTAACTTGACAAAGTTCGGGAAAGTAACCCTTTTCAGCATCAACGGTGCGGACGATCCCAACAGAGGGTAAACGGCCATTGATGGGATTGGTTTGTCGTGGAAGTACCCATTGTTTTTGGTCAGTAGATAGTACAGC harbors:
- the LOC120426495 gene encoding cytochrome P450 9e2-like, with amino-acid sequence MEVDLLYVTTFVTIIGLLYYLLTKNNGYFHDKPIPSMAVYPLLGSSAPLMLKRVTFPNFVKLIYDKYPSARVFGFFDTTTPIFVIRDPELIKRIAVKDFDHFVDHRPMFGHVDMDGDDSHKLFAKSLFAMTGQRWREMRATLSPAFTGSKMRQMFGLMVEGCETLMQYLEDQTNAKGSTIEIEVKDVLSRLGIDVIATCAFGLKVNSLKEPENEFYRQGRRIVNFSGFGFILKIASMRFFPKLTTMLGIDVVDREQADYFTKLIRDTMSTREGQGIVRHDMIDLXIQAKKNTLSHQEESESQDGFATVEESNVGKVQLSRPMTESEMVAQCLIFFVAGFEAVSTTALFAVYELVRHPEIQDRLYQEVLQTKESLQGKQISYDVLQQMKYLDMVVSETLRIWAPSTATDRLCVRDYELDAGDGLKFTIDKGTCVWFPVYGLHHDPKYYPNPERFDPERFNDENKRNINLGAYLPFGSGPRNCIGSRFALMEIKAILYHMLLKFSFEQSENTQIPLQLEKGLSNLATERGLHVNLRLRSDVK
- the LOC120414944 gene encoding probable cytochrome P450 9f2, giving the protein MEIDLFHLAAVITIFALVYRHLTKNNDYFHDKPIPSLAVKPGIGSTGSLMFKRCSFSDYIKSIYDKFPSVKVFGLFDTTMPFFVIRDPELIKQIAVKDFDHFVDHRTIMGNDDSGDSPRLFGNSLFSMNGQRWRDMRATLSPAFTGSKMRQMFQLMVDCCETMVRYYDREVGNHGGSMEIEVKDMLSRVGIDVIASCAFGLKVDSFKEQENEFLKQGRKMVNFGRIGLVFKMLAIRMFPKLLGGLGFDIIDKDQTEYFTKLIKDTVKARESQGVVRNDMIDLLLQAKKGELKHHQEKEEQEGFATVQESDLGKGSVIKPMTENEMIAQCFIFFIAGFDSVSTSVMFAIYELVRNPEVQDKLCVEVLNTRKSLNGKPLTYDALQKMEYLDMVISETLRMWAPAPAIDRLCVRDYELDDGEGLKFTIEKGTCVWFPVHGIHLDPKYFSEPEKFDPERFNDENKQNIVSGTYLPFGVGPRNCIGSRFALMEVKAILYHMLLKFSFVKNENTQIPLGLRKGFTNMGTEKPIYVQLVKRN